The following are from one region of the Mycetohabitans rhizoxinica HKI 454 genome:
- the fmt gene encoding methionyl-tRNA formyltransferase: MTSTLRVIFAGTPPFAATALQAIHDAGFAVPLVLTQPDRAAGRGMKSSSSPVKQLALARELALAQPPSLRCDGKYPTEAADALALLHATPHDVMVVAAYGLLLPQAVLDIAPHGCINIHASLLPRWRGAAPIHRAIEAGDRVTGVTLMQMDAGLDTGPMLMREAVAIEPTDTTGTLHDKLAVTGARLIVAGLRELERTGSLPVTPQPSEGITYAHKLSKQEAALDWRLPADVLACKVRAFDPFPAAHGILEGTPLKIWAAEPVRAGGTGLTPGTILAVDSAGVTIACGEHALLATQLQKPGGKRLAAREFVAGFPLRVGQRFEIGPNDRSRAALPSQ, encoded by the coding sequence ATGACGTCTACCCTTCGCGTAATCTTTGCCGGTACGCCACCGTTCGCGGCGACCGCGCTGCAGGCGATCCACGACGCGGGCTTCGCGGTGCCGCTCGTGTTGACGCAACCCGATCGGGCGGCGGGGCGCGGAATGAAATCCTCGTCGAGTCCAGTGAAACAACTCGCGCTGGCGCGGGAGTTGGCGCTCGCGCAGCCGCCCTCGTTGCGATGCGACGGCAAGTATCCTACTGAGGCGGCCGATGCGTTGGCGCTGTTGCACGCCACGCCGCACGACGTGATGGTGGTGGCGGCATACGGGCTGCTATTGCCGCAAGCGGTGCTCGATATCGCACCGCATGGTTGTATCAATATCCATGCGTCGTTGTTGCCGCGCTGGCGCGGCGCGGCGCCGATCCACCGCGCAATTGAGGCCGGCGACCGGGTCACGGGCGTCACGTTGATGCAGATGGACGCGGGTCTGGACACGGGCCCGATGCTCATGCGCGAAGCCGTGGCGATCGAGCCGACGGACACGACGGGCACGCTGCATGACAAGCTGGCTGTCACCGGCGCGCGGCTTATCGTCGCCGGGCTGCGCGAGCTGGAACGTACCGGCTCATTGCCGGTGACGCCGCAGCCAAGCGAAGGTATTACGTACGCGCACAAGCTATCGAAGCAGGAGGCGGCGCTGGATTGGCGCTTGCCAGCCGATGTGCTCGCATGCAAGGTGCGCGCTTTTGATCCGTTTCCGGCCGCGCATGGGATACTGGAGGGCACGCCACTGAAGATCTGGGCCGCCGAGCCGGTACGCGCTGGTGGAACTGGCCTGACGCCGGGCACTATTCTGGCCGTGGACAGCGCCGGCGTGACGATCGCTTGTGGCGAGCACGCATTGCTCGCTACCCAACTGCAAAAGCCAGGGGGCAAACGGCTTGCCGCTCGGGAATTCGTGGCGGGATTTCCGCTGCGCGTGGGCCAGCGCTTCGAGATAGGGCCGAACGATCGGTCACGGGCTGCGCTACCGTCGCAATAG
- a CDS encoding DUF4390 domain-containing protein — MTQSRFFSSRLVAVFGLVLAVWFATFASGSRADTFSVQRASLQADGSGWSLDARFDFQLNSSLEDAVNRGIPLYFTTEFQLSRARWYWFDEQPVSVSQSIRLSFQPLTREYRVSTGGLQLGFPTLEDALAVIRHVTSWHVIDRSQVKPDETYTASVRMQLDTALMPKPFQIDAVNNRDWNLASDWKRFTFTASEHGK; from the coding sequence GTGACTCAATCACGCTTTTTCTCGTCACGGCTCGTCGCCGTTTTCGGTCTGGTGCTGGCGGTCTGGTTCGCGACATTCGCATCGGGCTCGCGCGCGGATACGTTCTCGGTGCAGCGGGCGTCGTTACAGGCCGACGGCAGCGGCTGGAGCCTGGATGCGCGGTTCGACTTCCAACTCAACAGCAGTCTTGAAGACGCCGTCAACCGGGGCATCCCACTGTACTTCACGACGGAGTTCCAGTTGAGTCGTGCGCGCTGGTATTGGTTCGACGAGCAGCCGGTTAGCGTGTCGCAAAGTATAAGGTTGTCGTTCCAGCCGCTCACGCGCGAGTATCGCGTGTCCACTGGCGGGTTGCAACTGGGTTTTCCGACATTAGAGGACGCGTTGGCGGTGATTCGACATGTCACATCGTGGCATGTGATTGACCGCTCGCAGGTCAAGCCCGACGAAACCTATACGGCATCGGTACGCATGCAGCTCGATACCGCGCTGATGCCCAAGCCGTTCCAGATCGACGCGGTCAACAATCGCGACTGGAACCTGGCCTCGGACTGGAAGCGGTTCACGTTCACGGCGAGCGAGCATGGCAAATAG
- the htpX gene encoding zinc metalloprotease HtpX, with protein MFNWFKTALLMAAITALFIVIGGMIGGTRGMTIALVFALAMNFFSYWFSDQMVLKMYNAQEVDETSAPQFYRMVRELATRAGLPMPRVYLIDEDQPNAFATGRNPEHAAVAATTGILRVLSEREMRGVMAHELAHVKHRDILISTISATMAGAISALANFAMFFGGRDEQGRPTNPIAGIAVALLAPLAAGLIQMAISRSREFEADRGGAQISGDPQALAAALDKIHRYAAGIPFAAAQAHPATAQMMIMNPLAGGAIQNLFSTHPATEERIARLMAMARTGRYS; from the coding sequence ATGTTTAACTGGTTCAAGACCGCGCTACTAATGGCCGCGATCACCGCGCTGTTCATCGTCATTGGTGGCATGATCGGCGGCACGCGCGGCATGACGATCGCGCTGGTGTTCGCGCTGGCCATGAATTTCTTCTCATACTGGTTTTCGGACCAGATGGTGCTGAAGATGTACAACGCGCAGGAGGTCGACGAAACCAGCGCGCCACAGTTCTATCGGATGGTTCGCGAACTGGCCACGCGCGCTGGGCTGCCGATGCCGCGCGTGTACCTAATCGACGAGGACCAGCCGAATGCATTTGCGACCGGCCGCAACCCGGAGCACGCGGCGGTTGCGGCGACCACTGGTATCCTGCGCGTGTTGTCCGAGCGCGAGATGCGCGGCGTGATGGCGCACGAGCTTGCGCACGTTAAGCACCGCGACATCCTGATCTCGACGATTTCGGCGACGATGGCGGGAGCCATCTCCGCACTGGCTAACTTCGCGATGTTCTTTGGCGGCCGGGACGAGCAGGGGCGACCGACCAACCCGATTGCGGGTATCGCGGTCGCGCTGTTGGCGCCGTTGGCCGCCGGTCTGATCCAGATGGCAATCTCGCGTTCGCGGGAGTTCGAGGCAGACCGCGGCGGCGCGCAAATCAGCGGTGATCCGCAAGCGTTGGCGGCAGCGCTCGACAAAATCCATCGGTATGCGGCGGGCATTCCGTTCGCTGCTGCGCAGGCGCACCCGGCGACCGCGCAGATGATGATCATGAACCCGCTGGCCGGTGGCGCGATCCAGAACCTGTTCTCGACCCACCCAGCGACCGAGGAGCGGATCGCACGGTTGATGGCGATGGCGCGCACGGGGCGCTACAGCTGA
- the def gene encoding peptide deformylase: MALLNILHYPDKRLHKVAKPVERVDERIRKLVADMAETMYAASGVGLAATQVDVHERVVVIDVSDTRDALRVFINPEIVWSSDERDINEEGCLSVPRICDSVERAERVRVRALNENGESFELECEGLLAICIQHEMDHLLGKVFVEYLSPLKQMRIKTTMKKFERAR, encoded by the coding sequence ATGGCTTTGCTCAATATCCTGCATTACCCCGATAAGCGCCTACACAAGGTCGCCAAGCCCGTCGAACGTGTCGACGAGCGCATCCGCAAGCTGGTGGCCGACATGGCCGAGACGATGTATGCGGCGTCCGGCGTCGGGCTAGCGGCTACGCAGGTGGATGTCCACGAGCGCGTCGTGGTCATCGATGTATCGGATACCCGCGACGCGTTGCGCGTGTTCATCAACCCAGAGATCGTCTGGTCGAGCGATGAGCGCGACATCAATGAAGAGGGGTGCCTGTCGGTGCCACGTATCTGTGACAGTGTCGAACGCGCTGAGCGGGTCCGCGTGCGCGCATTGAACGAGAACGGCGAGTCGTTCGAGCTGGAGTGTGAAGGATTGTTGGCCATTTGCATCCAGCACGAGATGGATCATTTGCTCGGCAAGGTATTCGTTGAATACCTGTCGCCGCTCAAGCAAATGCGGATCAAGACGACGATGAAGAAGTTCGAGCGCGCGAGGTGA
- the esaR gene encoding response regulator transcription factor EsaR has protein sequence MATILVVDDEMGIRELLSEILSDEGHAVDVAENAQQAREYRQQSTPDLVLLDIWMPDTDGVTLLKEWAAQGQLTMPVIMMSGHATIDTAVEATKIGALNFLEKPIALQKLLSAVEQGLAHGEAAPLATAASNPPMPATQTVAGAAALPVTDALGTASNGVAGVPTTAISFDIPLRDARDAFERAYFEYHLSRENGSMTRVAEKTGLERTHLYRKLKQLGVELGKNKAE, from the coding sequence ATGGCAACCATCCTGGTGGTAGACGACGAAATGGGTATCCGGGAATTGCTCTCGGAGATCCTGAGCGACGAAGGACATGCTGTCGATGTCGCCGAAAACGCACAACAGGCGCGGGAGTATCGGCAGCAATCGACGCCGGATCTCGTGCTGCTCGACATCTGGATGCCGGATACCGACGGCGTGACGCTGCTCAAGGAATGGGCGGCGCAGGGCCAACTGACGATGCCGGTCATCATGATGTCAGGGCACGCGACGATCGACACTGCAGTCGAGGCGACGAAGATTGGTGCGCTGAATTTCCTCGAAAAACCGATTGCGCTGCAGAAGCTGTTGAGCGCGGTCGAACAAGGGCTGGCCCACGGGGAGGCCGCACCGTTGGCGACGGCGGCCAGCAACCCGCCCATGCCGGCGACGCAAACGGTCGCTGGGGCGGCGGCGTTGCCGGTCACGGACGCATTGGGTACCGCGTCCAATGGCGTGGCAGGCGTGCCGACTACGGCCATCTCGTTTGACATTCCGCTACGCGATGCGCGCGACGCGTTCGAGCGCGCGTACTTCGAATATCACCTCTCGCGTGAGAACGGCAGCATGACGCGCGTCGCGGAAAAGACCGGGCTGGAGCGTACCCATCTGTACCGCAAGCTCAAGCAGCTTGGCGTCGAACTGGGCAAGAACAAGGCGGAATGA
- the dprA gene encoding DNA-processing protein DprA has product MNTTIQPPMLAADELAAWLTLAHTPRVSASAALALLAAFGSPRPIMTETAAGLERVVGAVAAQALLQSRDAVTPRVEAALAWAAGDARRIVPFGHPAYPPALLTLYDPPPLLYVHGAIGALHRPALAIVGSRNPTPQGNDNARLFAQALAAQGVCIVSGLALGIDGAAHRGALDSGGVTVAITGSGADVIYPQRHTGLAAEIVERGGAILTEWPLGAAPLRQHFPQRNRLIAAMVRGVLVVEAAPYSGSLITARLANDIGRDVFAIPGSIHSPMSRGCHRLIKDGAKLVETPHDVLTELRLPEPGVETAAGAAPASPQAAPSAVCAPNAPAAHAPEPAAIHRPGAAIPASDTSATHTPDVLTAHTPDASAAHTSDASTTDTAGASTTRPAERAATRPVHAGTAQSAAVASADWADAKTAVPADPLVTSHRARPRQHHCVTPGDARRGTAAARAPTRRHTIGPWSSARRRPAYLAAARSTQANHAADAARRATLEAIGHDPVTLETLVQRTHLDCATLQAVLLELELAGTIVALPGGRFQRA; this is encoded by the coding sequence ATGAATACCACGATCCAGCCGCCGATGCTTGCGGCAGACGAACTCGCCGCCTGGTTGACGCTCGCGCACACGCCTCGCGTGTCGGCGTCGGCGGCGCTCGCGCTGCTCGCGGCATTCGGCTCGCCGCGACCTATCATGACTGAGACGGCCGCGGGCCTGGAGCGTGTGGTCGGCGCCGTCGCCGCGCAGGCGTTGCTGCAAAGCCGCGACGCGGTGACACCGCGCGTGGAGGCAGCGCTTGCATGGGCTGCCGGGGACGCACGGCGGATCGTGCCGTTCGGCCATCCGGCGTATCCACCCGCGCTGCTGACACTGTACGATCCGCCGCCACTGCTTTACGTGCACGGCGCGATCGGCGCGCTGCACCGACCAGCGCTGGCGATCGTCGGCAGCCGCAATCCGACACCGCAAGGCAATGACAATGCGCGCTTGTTCGCGCAGGCGCTTGCGGCACAGGGTGTGTGCATCGTATCGGGACTGGCGCTGGGCATCGACGGTGCCGCGCATCGCGGCGCGCTGGATAGCGGTGGTGTGACGGTGGCAATCACCGGCTCTGGCGCGGATGTTATCTACCCGCAACGTCACACCGGCCTGGCCGCTGAAATCGTCGAGCGTGGCGGTGCGATCCTGACTGAATGGCCGTTAGGCGCCGCGCCGCTACGCCAGCACTTCCCGCAACGCAATCGACTCATCGCCGCGATGGTACGGGGCGTGCTCGTCGTGGAAGCCGCCCCCTATTCCGGTTCATTGATCACCGCGCGACTGGCCAACGACATCGGCCGCGATGTGTTCGCCATTCCCGGCTCCATCCATTCGCCGATGTCCCGTGGCTGTCACCGGCTGATCAAAGACGGCGCCAAGCTGGTCGAGACACCGCACGACGTGCTAACCGAGCTTCGATTGCCGGAGCCCGGCGTCGAGACTGCCGCCGGCGCCGCCCCAGCCAGCCCGCAAGCAGCCCCATCGGCCGTCTGTGCGCCCAATGCGCCGGCAGCCCACGCGCCTGAGCCGGCGGCAATCCATCGGCCCGGGGCGGCAATCCCTGCTTCGGATACTTCGGCAACCCACACGCCGGATGTTTTGACGGCCCATACACCCGATGCATCGGCGGCCCATACATCCGATGCTTCGACAACCGATACGGCCGGGGCTTCGACAACCCGCCCGGCCGAGCGCGCCGCCACCCGGCCAGTGCACGCTGGAACGGCCCAATCGGCTGCCGTCGCGTCAGCCGATTGGGCCGACGCCAAGACCGCCGTACCGGCCGATCCGTTGGTGACGAGCCACCGCGCACGGCCGCGGCAGCACCACTGCGTCACACCCGGTGACGCGCGGCGCGGCACCGCTGCGGCGCGCGCCCCAACCCGACGTCACACGATCGGGCCCTGGTCGAGTGCCCGCCGCCGCCCAGCGTACCTCGCCGCTGCACGGAGCACCCAAGCCAACCACGCCGCAGACGCAGCACGGCGCGCGACACTGGAAGCGATCGGACACGATCCCGTTACGCTTGAAACCCTGGTACAGCGTACCCATTTGGACTGCGCGACACTGCAAGCGGTATTGCTAGAACTGGAACTGGCCGGTACGATCGTTGCGCTACCAGGCGGGCGCTTTCAGCGCGCGTGA
- the rsmB gene encoding 16S rRNA (cytosine(967)-C(5))-methyltransferase RsmB, protein MSYVPRKQPVSGAAATLRPDSLAFALDGAARALARLRAGTALPDALATVHAGIASAQARGAIQDLAYRATRQLARADAWLATLVRRAPAEHVANVLRCAFALLAEPDATRAYPDFTVVNQAVDAIAARADVAHTKGLVNAVLRNMVRSRPALLAEAMLDPVTRWNYPRWWIDALQRTWPDDAQRLLEVGNAHAPMTLRVNRRQTDVATYLERLRTSGIDALRNSACPDTALTLREPMPVERLPGFAQGTVSVQDAGAQRAAALLDVRDRMRVLDACAAPGGKTGHLLECADIELVALDSDAARAARIKENLARLKLRASVQIGDAGEPSQWHDGRRFDRILADVPCSASGIVRRHPDIRWLRRSTDIIALVAEQRRIVQALWPLLERGGQLLYVTCSIFPEEGEQQAAWFEHALEDAVRLDAPGQILPTAARSGDHCDAHRDARLDLDQDGFFYARFQKR, encoded by the coding sequence GTGAGCTACGTGCCCCGGAAACAGCCTGTCTCTGGCGCCGCCGCCACGCTGCGGCCGGATTCGCTCGCGTTTGCGTTGGACGGCGCGGCGCGCGCCCTCGCGCGGCTGCGGGCCGGGACTGCGCTGCCGGACGCGCTGGCCACCGTCCATGCGGGCATCGCGTCGGCGCAGGCCCGCGGCGCGATTCAAGACCTTGCCTATCGCGCGACGCGGCAACTGGCACGGGCTGACGCGTGGCTGGCCACGCTGGTTCGCAGGGCGCCTGCTGAGCACGTGGCGAATGTGCTGCGCTGTGCATTCGCGTTGCTTGCCGAGCCCGATGCGACACGCGCGTATCCTGACTTCACGGTGGTCAACCAGGCGGTCGATGCAATCGCGGCCCGCGCGGACGTCGCGCATACGAAGGGACTGGTCAACGCCGTGCTGCGCAATATGGTCCGTTCACGGCCCGCCTTGCTTGCCGAAGCGATGCTTGATCCGGTTACGCGCTGGAACTATCCCCGATGGTGGATCGACGCGCTGCAGCGCACGTGGCCCGACGACGCGCAGCGTTTGCTTGAAGTGGGTAATGCGCATGCGCCGATGACGCTGCGGGTGAACCGTCGTCAGACGGATGTGGCGACCTATCTCGAGAGGCTACGGACAAGCGGCATCGACGCGTTGCGCAACTCGGCTTGCCCGGATACCGCGCTCACGCTGCGCGAACCGATGCCAGTCGAGCGATTGCCCGGTTTTGCGCAAGGCACGGTTTCAGTGCAGGATGCGGGCGCGCAGCGTGCCGCCGCGCTGCTCGATGTGCGCGACCGGATGCGTGTGCTGGACGCGTGCGCGGCGCCCGGCGGCAAGACCGGCCATCTTCTTGAGTGCGCCGACATCGAACTGGTGGCGCTCGACAGTGATGCGGCGCGGGCCGCGCGCATCAAGGAGAACCTCGCGCGGTTGAAGCTGCGCGCCAGCGTTCAGATCGGCGATGCGGGCGAGCCGAGCCAGTGGCACGACGGCCGGCGATTCGACCGTATCCTGGCCGATGTGCCATGCTCCGCGTCGGGCATCGTGCGGCGCCACCCGGATATTCGCTGGCTGCGACGTTCCACCGACATCATCGCGTTGGTCGCCGAGCAGCGCCGCATTGTGCAGGCGCTCTGGCCGCTGCTGGAGCGCGGCGGGCAATTGCTGTATGTGACATGCTCGATCTTCCCGGAAGAAGGCGAGCAACAAGCCGCATGGTTTGAACACGCGCTCGAAGATGCGGTACGATTGGACGCGCCGGGCCAGATCCTGCCCACGGCGGCGCGCTCGGGTGATCATTGCGATGCTCACCGTGACGCTCGATTGGACCTCGACCAAGACGGATTCTTCTACGCGCGCTTTCAGAAACGGTGA
- the ltrA gene encoding group II intron reverse transcriptase/maturase → MTEPAQTVKAVAGTGAPPAYGQAWNQINWDNVTAKVTRLQVRIAKATRDGRWNKVQALQHLLTHSFHGKLLAVKRVTQNAGKRTAGVDGRIWATPMSKLKAAQSLTHRGYQALPLRRVYIPKSNGKERALGIPTMRDRAMQALWLTALLPIAETTADPNSYGFRPKRSTADAVEQCFKALAKRNSAQWVLEGDIRGCFDNFSHDWLLANIPMNKAVLRKWLQAGFVDKGVLFPTDAGTPQGAIASPVLANMALDGLEEAVRSVLGPSKTARQPAKAHVVRYADDFIATGASRELLEKQVKPAIEAFLSARGLQLASEKTLVTHIARGFDLLGQNVRKYGDKLLIKPARKSVQALLNKVSEVLGKNKAATQSQVIMQLNPILRGWAMYHRHVVAAATFARIDHLVWTKLWRWAKRRHPRKNALWIKRRYFERRGLRDWIFACHVQPLDLAFRPTLFRLTGVTITRHTKVRSDANPFDPAWMPYFQRRANGC, encoded by the coding sequence ATGACGGAGCCAGCGCAGACGGTGAAAGCCGTGGCGGGCACTGGTGCGCCTCCAGCCTATGGGCAAGCGTGGAACCAGATTAACTGGGACAACGTAACCGCCAAGGTCACGCGGCTGCAAGTGCGTATTGCCAAGGCAACACGGGACGGTAGATGGAACAAGGTTCAGGCCTTGCAACATCTGCTGACCCACTCGTTTCACGGCAAGCTTCTCGCCGTGAAACGAGTGACGCAGAACGCAGGCAAGAGAACGGCAGGTGTCGACGGCAGGATCTGGGCGACGCCGATGTCCAAGTTGAAAGCGGCACAGTCACTGACGCACAGGGGCTACCAAGCGTTACCGCTACGGCGCGTGTATATCCCGAAGAGTAATGGAAAGGAACGCGCACTCGGCATTCCGACCATGCGCGATCGGGCGATGCAGGCACTGTGGCTCACGGCATTGCTGCCCATCGCAGAAACGACAGCTGATCCAAACTCCTACGGCTTCCGGCCGAAACGCTCGACGGCTGACGCCGTGGAGCAATGTTTTAAAGCACTCGCCAAGCGCAACTCTGCCCAGTGGGTGCTGGAGGGCGACATCCGTGGATGTTTCGACAACTTCAGTCACGACTGGCTGCTGGCGAATATCCCGATGAATAAGGCTGTTCTGCGCAAGTGGCTGCAAGCAGGATTCGTGGACAAAGGTGTGCTGTTCCCCACTGATGCAGGAACGCCGCAAGGCGCAATCGCGTCGCCGGTGCTGGCTAACATGGCACTGGACGGGCTGGAAGAGGCGGTGCGCTCAGTCCTTGGGCCGAGCAAGACCGCTCGTCAACCAGCCAAGGCACACGTCGTGCGCTATGCGGACGACTTCATCGCGACCGGCGCGAGCCGGGAGTTGCTCGAAAAGCAGGTCAAGCCTGCCATCGAAGCATTTCTCTCGGCTCGGGGCTTGCAACTCGCTTCTGAGAAAACGCTGGTCACGCATATTGCACGAGGGTTCGACTTGCTCGGGCAAAACGTGCGCAAATACGGGGACAAGCTGCTGATCAAGCCTGCACGCAAAAGCGTGCAAGCGCTGTTGAACAAGGTTAGCGAAGTGCTGGGAAAGAATAAGGCTGCCACCCAGTCGCAGGTGATCATGCAACTGAACCCGATTCTTCGGGGTTGGGCGATGTATCACAGGCATGTCGTGGCGGCGGCGACCTTTGCCCGGATCGATCATCTCGTGTGGACGAAGCTGTGGAGGTGGGCCAAACGCCGACATCCACGCAAGAACGCTCTTTGGATCAAAAGGCGTTACTTCGAACGTCGCGGCCTAAGGGACTGGATCTTTGCATGTCATGTGCAGCCACTGGATCTGGCCTTCCGGCCAACGCTATTTCGGTTGACCGGAGTCACCATTACACGCCACACAAAGGTTCGCAGCGATGCCAACCCGTTCGACCCAGCATGGATGCCTTACTTCCAACGCCGCGCAAATGGCTGCTGA
- a CDS encoding sensor histidine kinase encodes MANSVRLKSLLVRLLIGTFVLTALLLLGLLALASANTEFFDRYYSWLYTANFVVALIFMLIVGGLVWIIVSRLRQGRFGTRLLAKLAVFFALVGVLPGGIIYLVSLQFVSRSIESWFDINIETALTSGLNLGRGMLDASLSDLQNKGRLMADQLANTDPSNITLTLLRLRDQFGVHDATIVEPARSVSGATGEMRVIAQASSNFAALVPDDLPTPLMLGQARERGYAAVEGEVDNSGAGAHATAKDVLRLRVVVRIPSTDTSALQPSERFLQLAQPVPSSLAHNADAVQRAYREYQEKALGRTGLRKMYIGTLTLALFLATFTAMMLALALGNQLARPLFLLAQGTKEVARGDYTPKREIKTNDELGFLTQSFNAMTRQLSDARAAVERNQIALEHSKAYLESILANLTAGVFVFDHQFRLTTANRGAERIFRQPFDALLGVPLEQICVLAAFGAMIRKAFAERDAARSPEQGLPPDPGHWQQQFAIEVPGESDPLTLLVRGSRLAQPGLTHAPQMGPAGYVVVFDDISDLISAQRSIAWGEVARRLAHEIKNPLTPIQLSAERLQMKLSDKLAPEDAGFLKRGATTIVNQVAAMKRMVDDFREYARTPPAVLVNLQLNELVTEVLTLYGIEDGKGPLKVELSALPEIKGDPTQLRQVVHNLLQNALDAVADVSSPYILLETRTVEYGESDAQGQSRVAVRLAVSDNGPGFPARILTRAFEPYVTTKAKGTGLGLATVKKIIDEHGARIDIRNRTKPAEGGVAGAQISILFLQLADGVDAPDPSSGARTPRSAAAAKNTAHTKAIAATAQTKVA; translated from the coding sequence ATGGCAAATAGCGTGAGATTGAAGAGCCTGTTGGTTAGGCTGCTGATCGGCACGTTCGTGCTGACCGCGCTGCTGCTGTTGGGGTTGCTGGCGCTCGCCAGCGCGAACACCGAGTTCTTCGACCGCTATTATTCGTGGCTATACACGGCGAACTTCGTCGTCGCGTTGATCTTCATGCTGATCGTTGGGGGATTAGTGTGGATCATCGTCAGCCGGCTCAGGCAGGGGCGTTTCGGCACGCGGCTGCTCGCCAAGCTGGCGGTGTTCTTTGCGCTGGTCGGTGTGCTGCCGGGCGGTATCATCTACCTGGTGTCGCTGCAGTTCGTGTCGCGCAGCATCGAATCGTGGTTTGACATCAACATCGAGACAGCGCTGACCTCCGGTCTGAATCTAGGGCGCGGCATGCTCGATGCGTCATTGTCAGACCTGCAGAATAAAGGTCGGCTGATGGCAGACCAGCTTGCCAATACCGATCCGTCCAACATCACGCTGACGTTGCTGCGGCTGCGCGACCAGTTCGGTGTGCATGATGCGACGATTGTCGAGCCGGCGCGCAGCGTATCTGGCGCGACCGGCGAGATGCGCGTCATCGCGCAAGCGTCGTCCAATTTTGCGGCGCTTGTGCCGGATGACCTACCCACGCCGCTGATGCTCGGCCAGGCGCGCGAGCGTGGCTATGCGGCCGTGGAGGGCGAGGTCGACAATAGCGGCGCGGGTGCGCATGCCACTGCCAAGGACGTATTGCGGCTGCGCGTGGTGGTCCGTATCCCGAGCACGGACACGAGTGCGTTGCAACCGAGCGAGCGCTTTCTGCAACTCGCGCAGCCGGTGCCGTCGTCGCTGGCGCACAATGCCGACGCAGTGCAGCGCGCGTACCGCGAATATCAGGAGAAGGCACTGGGCAGGACCGGCCTGCGCAAGATGTATATCGGTACGCTAACGCTTGCGTTGTTTCTCGCGACATTTACCGCGATGATGCTGGCGCTGGCGTTGGGCAACCAGTTGGCGCGTCCGCTGTTCCTGCTGGCCCAGGGCACCAAGGAGGTGGCGCGCGGGGATTACACGCCCAAGCGCGAGATCAAGACGAACGACGAACTGGGCTTCCTGACTCAGTCGTTCAACGCAATGACGCGCCAGCTCTCCGATGCACGCGCCGCGGTCGAGCGCAACCAGATCGCGCTTGAGCATTCGAAGGCGTATCTGGAAAGTATCCTTGCGAACCTGACGGCAGGGGTGTTCGTATTCGATCACCAGTTCCGCTTGACCACGGCGAATCGCGGCGCGGAGCGGATTTTCCGGCAACCTTTTGATGCCCTGCTTGGTGTGCCCCTGGAGCAGATCTGCGTGTTGGCCGCGTTCGGCGCGATGATCCGCAAGGCGTTTGCTGAACGCGATGCGGCGCGTTCCCCTGAACAAGGCCTGCCGCCTGACCCGGGGCATTGGCAACAGCAGTTCGCGATCGAGGTACCCGGTGAGAGCGACCCGCTGACGTTGCTCGTGCGCGGCAGCCGCCTCGCGCAGCCCGGCCTGACGCATGCGCCGCAGATGGGTCCCGCGGGCTATGTGGTGGTGTTCGACGATATCTCCGACTTGATCTCGGCGCAGCGCTCGATTGCGTGGGGCGAAGTTGCTCGGCGGCTTGCGCACGAGATCAAGAATCCGCTCACGCCGATCCAGTTGTCGGCCGAACGGCTGCAGATGAAGCTGAGCGACAAGCTCGCGCCGGAAGACGCGGGCTTTTTGAAGCGCGGCGCGACGACGATCGTCAATCAGGTCGCCGCCATGAAGCGCATGGTTGACGATTTCCGCGAATACGCGCGCACACCGCCGGCGGTACTCGTGAACTTACAATTGAACGAGCTAGTCACCGAAGTGTTGACGCTGTATGGGATCGAGGACGGCAAGGGTCCGTTAAAGGTGGAGCTGTCGGCATTGCCGGAGATCAAGGGCGATCCGACGCAACTTCGGCAGGTCGTGCACAACCTGTTGCAGAACGCGCTGGATGCGGTCGCAGATGTTTCGAGCCCGTATATCTTGCTCGAGACCAGGACAGTAGAATACGGCGAATCCGATGCGCAAGGGCAATCGCGTGTCGCGGTCCGGCTTGCAGTATCGGACAATGGTCCGGGCTTTCCTGCGCGTATCCTGACACGCGCGTTTGAGCCCTATGTCACGACCAAGGCCAAGGGGACAGGTCTCGGGCTTGCTACGGTGAAGAAGATCATCGACGAGCATGGTGCGCGTATCGACATCCGCAATCGCACGAAGCCGGCAGAGGGAGGCGTGGCCGGCGCGCAGATATCGATCTTGTTCCTGCAATTGGCCGACGGCGTCGATGCACCGGACCCTTCAAGCGGCGCGCGCACGCCACGGTCCGCGGCAGCGGCGAAGAACACAGCGCATACAAAAGCAATAGCGGCAACAGCGCAGACAAAGGTAGCGTAA